One genomic region from Streptomyces sp. NBC_01431 encodes:
- a CDS encoding cyclic nucleotide-binding domain-containing protein — protein MTKEHREQLMLLAREVSFAAGERIFNEGSKADRFWIIRTGTVALDLHVPGRRAVVVETLDAGKMLGWSWLVPPHQWHLGAEASSPVRAYEFDAAAVRDLCAKDPALDHELCTYVSGVLARRLRSTRVRLLDLYAPHGAGEVP, from the coding sequence ATGACCAAGGAGCACCGCGAGCAGCTCATGTTGCTCGCTCGTGAGGTGTCGTTCGCGGCAGGCGAGCGCATCTTCAACGAGGGCAGCAAGGCCGACCGATTCTGGATCATTCGCACGGGCACGGTCGCTCTCGACCTTCACGTGCCCGGCCGCCGGGCAGTGGTCGTCGAGACCCTCGACGCCGGAAAAATGCTGGGCTGGTCCTGGCTGGTCCCGCCCCATCAATGGCACCTGGGTGCCGAGGCCAGCAGCCCGGTACGTGCCTACGAGTTCGACGCGGCGGCGGTTCGTGACCTGTGCGCGAAGGACCCGGCGCTGGATCACGAACTATGCACTTATGTCTCCGGCGTGCTCGCGCGCCGGCTCCGGTCCACCCGGGTGCGACTGCTCGACCTGTACGCGCCTCACGGCGCGGGCGAGGTCCCCTGA
- a CDS encoding universal stress protein: protein MERVLTVGLDGSPESLAAAHWAAEEAQRRKLTLRLLHAWPLLVPEPAHAPAELDHNYWAKRLVHNAQTELQARYPGLTVVGNLVADDAQDALIRAASESAMLVLGSRGLTPVESYFLGDISMIVVGRAERPVVLVRAEGRTEGPSASEPGATGGVVVALKLHASYDELLEFAFTTAAARSLPLRAVHGRSTPLHAYTPWGVDHTVTQEIVQGVQKDLNQALRPWREKFPGVNVAHTIRLESPARAVVGAAEGAGLLVVGRRKHHPDLGPHLGPVAQAAVHHARCPVAVVPHD, encoded by the coding sequence ATGGAACGAGTCCTCACCGTGGGACTGGACGGCTCACCCGAGAGCCTCGCCGCTGCGCATTGGGCCGCAGAAGAAGCCCAGCGGCGCAAACTCACCCTGCGTCTGCTGCATGCGTGGCCCCTGCTGGTGCCGGAACCCGCCCACGCCCCTGCTGAACTGGACCACAACTACTGGGCGAAGCGGCTCGTGCACAACGCCCAGACGGAACTCCAGGCGCGATACCCGGGCCTCACCGTCGTCGGCAACCTGGTCGCCGACGACGCCCAGGACGCGCTGATCCGAGCGGCGTCGGAGTCCGCAATGCTCGTGCTCGGTTCGCGGGGCCTGACTCCCGTGGAGAGCTACTTCCTCGGCGACATCAGCATGATCGTCGTGGGGCGCGCCGAGCGGCCAGTGGTCCTGGTTCGTGCCGAGGGGCGTACGGAAGGGCCCTCGGCGTCCGAACCAGGTGCGACAGGCGGCGTAGTGGTGGCACTGAAACTGCACGCCTCCTACGACGAACTCCTAGAGTTCGCCTTCACCACCGCCGCGGCACGCAGCCTGCCCCTCCGCGCCGTCCATGGCCGCAGCACGCCGCTCCACGCTTACACCCCCTGGGGTGTGGACCACACCGTGACCCAGGAGATCGTCCAGGGCGTGCAGAAGGACCTGAACCAGGCGCTCCGCCCTTGGCGCGAGAAGTTTCCGGGCGTGAACGTCGCCCACACCATCCGGCTCGAGAGTCCGGCCAGGGCCGTCGTAGGAGCCGCCGAGGGCGCCGGACTGCTGGTCGTCGGCCGACGCAAGCACCACCCCGACCTGGGACCGCACCTGGGCCCGGTCGCCCAGGCCGCCGTCCACCACGCGCGCTGCCCTGTCGCTGTCGTCCCCCATGACTGA
- a CDS encoding universal stress protein codes for MAVPLVVGIDGSEASLEAVDWAAGEAVRHDVPLHLLHAAPADHDASDLVAAASERARKSAPAVRLSSEVLSEDAASALLSDGRNALALVLGSRGLGGLAGLLLGSVSLAVAAHADCPVVVVRGGEEPRHGRLGCVVVGVEDGEGSGTAVEFAFREAQLRRCPLLAVHAWSVPVGNPGPPGLSGYALRALDRPPAQVLADALRGPEQRYPDVTVRSEVVEGAARQALLNAASGADLLVVGARRRHGHVGLQLGLVNHAVLHHAPCPIVVVPQI; via the coding sequence ATGGCGGTTCCCCTGGTGGTCGGCATCGACGGGTCCGAGGCGAGTCTTGAGGCCGTGGACTGGGCCGCGGGTGAGGCAGTCCGACACGACGTGCCGCTCCATCTCCTGCACGCGGCCCCGGCTGACCACGACGCGTCGGACCTGGTCGCCGCCGCCTCGGAGCGAGCCAGGAAGAGTGCTCCTGCGGTACGGCTGTCGAGTGAGGTGCTGTCCGAAGACGCGGCGTCAGCGCTCCTCAGCGATGGGCGCAACGCCCTCGCTCTGGTACTCGGGTCCAGAGGGCTCGGAGGTCTCGCCGGCCTGCTCCTCGGTTCGGTCAGCCTGGCTGTGGCGGCCCATGCCGACTGCCCGGTCGTCGTGGTGCGCGGCGGGGAGGAGCCCCGGCACGGCCGGTTGGGGTGCGTCGTCGTCGGGGTCGAGGACGGGGAAGGCAGCGGTACGGCCGTGGAGTTCGCTTTCCGCGAGGCCCAGCTGCGGCGCTGTCCGCTCCTGGCGGTGCACGCCTGGAGTGTCCCGGTCGGTAACCCCGGGCCTCCGGGCCTGTCCGGCTACGCCCTCCGAGCCCTCGATCGCCCGCCTGCCCAGGTGCTCGCCGACGCCTTGCGTGGCCCCGAGCAGCGGTATCCGGACGTGACGGTGAGGAGCGAGGTGGTCGAGGGCGCGGCACGACAGGCGCTCCTGAATGCCGCGTCCGGTGCCGATCTGCTCGTCGTCGGAGCCCGGAGACGACACGGGCACGTCGGTTTGCAGCTGGGCTTGGTCAACCATGCAGTGCTACATCACGCGCCATGTCCGATCGTGGTCGTGCCGCAGATATGA
- a CDS encoding Rv1733c family protein translates to MDRRTRSTTANPLRRGADRTRTRLHVAFAVACALAVVCGVMIGQSVWNHGSGAAEEIARHRHTAMATTTAGTRYVASSGVSGLPVTVAAATWHYPANRAHTQTVPVPDGTRKGDAVRVWLDDNGDAAAAPPATVDIAASAIGYGTGALCGIVLAAGAVVFVRLRIVDAHSIKAWEAEWADIEPLWSGRLRPGRGAGDD, encoded by the coding sequence ATGGACCGCCGGACGAGGAGCACGACCGCCAACCCGCTCAGGCGGGGCGCCGACCGCACCCGAACCCGCCTGCACGTCGCCTTCGCCGTGGCCTGCGCGCTGGCCGTGGTCTGCGGCGTCATGATCGGCCAGAGCGTGTGGAACCACGGCAGCGGCGCGGCCGAGGAGATCGCCCGCCACCGGCACACCGCGATGGCCACCACGACCGCCGGGACCCGCTACGTCGCGTCGTCCGGCGTGAGCGGCCTCCCGGTCACCGTGGCGGCCGCCACCTGGCACTATCCGGCGAACCGAGCCCACACGCAGACCGTCCCCGTGCCGGACGGCACGCGCAAGGGCGACGCCGTCCGTGTGTGGCTCGACGACAACGGCGACGCGGCGGCCGCCCCGCCCGCAACCGTGGACATCGCCGCGAGCGCCATCGGATACGGCACAGGAGCGCTGTGCGGGATCGTCCTCGCGGCCGGCGCCGTGGTCTTCGTGCGCCTGCGAATCGTCGACGCGCACAGCATCAAGGCGTGGGAGGCCGAGTGGGCGGACATCGAACCGCTGTGGTCCGGCCGCCTGCGACCCGGCCGGGGAGCCGGCGATGACTGA
- a CDS encoding AMP-binding protein, translated as MAGLPGGGLNMAHEAVDLHAASAHADKVAPRCAARDDSVSTVTYAELARRTARFAHVLRSLGVGRGDRVFTLLGRCPELYTTVLGTLKNTSVLCPLFSAFGPDPVEQRLRLGDARILVTTAALYRRKVAEHRASLPGLELVLIVGPGAEDLPGTASFDALMAAAPDTFTIPPTSLDDMALLHFTSGTTGTPKGAVHVHDAVVAHYATAAYALDLHPEDVYWCTADPGWVTGMSYGIIAPLVHGVTVVVDEGDYDARRWYRILGEQRVSVWYTAPTALRMLMRATPRQGPYDLPRSYDLSALRFIASVGEPLNPEAVL; from the coding sequence TTGGCCGGACTGCCCGGCGGCGGCCTCAACATGGCCCACGAGGCGGTCGACCTGCACGCGGCGTCCGCCCACGCCGACAAGGTCGCCCCGCGCTGCGCGGCCCGGGACGACTCCGTCTCCACCGTCACTTACGCGGAACTGGCCCGGCGTACGGCGCGTTTCGCTCACGTTTTGCGCTCACTCGGCGTTGGCCGCGGCGACCGGGTGTTCACCCTGCTCGGCCGCTGCCCCGAGCTGTACACCACGGTGCTGGGCACGCTGAAGAACACCAGCGTGCTCTGCCCGCTCTTCTCCGCCTTCGGCCCCGACCCCGTTGAGCAGCGCTTGCGTCTCGGTGACGCGAGGATCCTGGTCACCACCGCGGCCCTCTACCGGCGCAAGGTCGCCGAGCACCGCGCATCGCTTCCGGGACTGGAACTCGTCCTGATCGTGGGACCCGGCGCCGAGGACCTGCCGGGCACCGCCTCCTTCGACGCCCTGATGGCCGCCGCTCCGGACACCTTCACCATCCCGCCGACCTCCCTCGACGACATGGCCCTGTTGCACTTCACCAGCGGCACCACTGGCACCCCCAAGGGCGCCGTCCACGTCCACGATGCCGTCGTCGCCCACTACGCCACCGCCGCGTACGCCCTCGACCTGCACCCCGAGGACGTGTACTGGTGCACCGCCGATCCCGGCTGGGTCACCGGCATGTCGTACGGGATCATCGCCCCGCTCGTCCACGGCGTGACGGTAGTCGTCGACGAGGGCGACTACGATGCCCGCCGCTGGTACCGGATCCTGGGCGAACAGCGGGTCAGTGTCTGGTACACCGCTCCCACGGCCCTGCGGATGCTGATGCGCGCCACACCGCGCCAGGGCCCGTACGACCTGCCGCGCTCCTACGACCTGTCGGCCCTGCGCTTCATCGCTTCCGTCGGCGAGCCCCTCAACCCGGAGGCTGTCCTGTAG
- a CDS encoding transketolase C-terminal domain-containing protein → MRTLRPLDAQTIAASVARTHRAVVVDEAWRTGSFAAEVSARMAEESFYELDAPVERVCSAQVPMPYARQLEEAALPQTADIVAAAHRAVD, encoded by the coding sequence CTGCGTACGCTCCGGCCCCTCGACGCCCAGACCATCGCCGCTTCCGTGGCCCGTACCCACCGTGCGGTGGTCGTCGACGAGGCATGGCGGACGGGAAGTTTCGCCGCCGAGGTGTCCGCCCGTATGGCCGAGGAGTCCTTTTACGAACTGGACGCGCCCGTAGAGCGGGTGTGCAGCGCGCAGGTGCCCATGCCCTACGCCCGGCAGCTGGAAGAGGCCGCCCTGCCGCAGACCGCCGACATCGTCGCGGCCGCCCACCGGGCGGTGGACTGA
- a CDS encoding 2-oxo acid dehydrogenase subunit E2, translated as MAVSLRGGGLVAPALHHADTLALPQLMMALKDLVTRARTGRLRGSEVSDATITVTNLGDQGMEAVFGVIYPPQVALVGFGRVVDRPCAVSGMLGVRPVVAATLSADHRATDGARYLTAVARLLQNPEQL; from the coding sequence GTGGCCGTGTCGCTGCGCGGTGGAGGGCTCGTCGCCCCCGCACTCCACCACGCCGACACCCTGGCACTCCCGCAGTTGATGATGGCCCTGAAGGACCTGGTCACCCGGGCCCGTACGGGCAGACTGCGGGGCTCCGAGGTGTCGGACGCCACGATCACGGTCACCAACCTCGGAGACCAGGGCATGGAGGCCGTGTTCGGAGTGATCTACCCGCCGCAGGTGGCTCTCGTCGGTTTCGGACGGGTGGTCGACCGGCCGTGCGCCGTCTCCGGCATGCTGGGCGTGCGGCCCGTCGTCGCTGCGACCCTCTCGGCCGACCACCGGGCGACCGACGGCGCCCGCTACCTCACGGCGGTCGCTCGCCTCCTGCAGAACCCGGAGCAGCTGTGA
- a CDS encoding biotin/lipoyl-containing protein, whose protein sequence is MAQFAMPSLGADMDEGTLLEWLVGPGDLVHRGDPVAVVETAKSTIEVECFETGTMAELLVEPGTTVPVGTPLALIGATVKKPEHPEGEGKPHRTRKPRKVRGPEGPTETEKAEKAEKRRAARRAPKKGALALYTSSDVVLTRHWESHARANRRCSREREAPRGPSRRRVEVRVGWAARRSARPAGLRRLGGAGPGGQAALGILGVDCAAPDCRVVQTKPAHPTASARCHTRCRRRGIPPGPDMPRICEGVGCCCQV, encoded by the coding sequence ATGGCCCAGTTCGCCATGCCGTCCCTCGGCGCCGACATGGACGAGGGCACGCTCCTGGAGTGGCTGGTGGGACCCGGAGACCTCGTACACAGAGGCGATCCGGTCGCGGTCGTCGAAACCGCGAAGTCGACCATCGAGGTGGAGTGCTTCGAAACCGGAACCATGGCCGAGCTGCTCGTCGAGCCCGGCACGACGGTGCCGGTGGGCACACCACTCGCGCTGATCGGGGCGACGGTGAAGAAACCCGAGCACCCGGAAGGAGAGGGGAAGCCGCACAGAACCCGCAAACCACGCAAGGTCCGTGGACCCGAGGGCCCCACGGAGACCGAGAAGGCGGAGAAGGCGGAGAAGCGACGAGCGGCCCGTCGCGCACCGAAGAAGGGCGCGCTGGCTTTGTACACGAGTAGCGACGTCGTTTTGACGCGACATTGGGAGTCGCACGCTCGCGCGAATAGGCGGTGTTCACGAGAACGGGAGGCACCTCGCGGGCCCTCCCGCCGACGGGTGGAGGTACGCGTCGGTTGGGCCGCGCGCCGGTCAGCGCGCCCCGCCGGGCTTCGGCGTCTTGGTGGTGCGGGACCGGGCGGCCAGGCCGCCCTGGGGATTCTTGGTGTCGACTGCGCTGCACCCGACTGCAGGGTTGTTCAGACCAAGCCTGCACATCCCACGGCGTCGGCACGGTGTCACACGCGGTGCCGACGCCGTGGCATCCCGCCCGGTCCGGACATGCCCCGCATCTGCGAGGGCGTGGGTTGTTGTTGCCAGGTCTGA
- a CDS encoding acyl carrier protein, producing the protein MNINRTDALDMVRESISQVIPGAGIAALGPDEAFRDALEMDSLDFLSFVEVLSERSGVRIEDEDTPQLATLSGSADFLVARTG; encoded by the coding sequence GTGAACATCAACCGAACCGACGCACTGGACATGGTGAGGGAATCGATCTCCCAGGTCATCCCTGGCGCCGGCATCGCCGCCCTCGGGCCCGACGAAGCGTTCCGTGACGCGCTGGAGATGGACTCCCTGGACTTCCTGAGTTTCGTCGAGGTGCTCAGCGAACGCTCCGGCGTCCGCATCGAGGACGAGGACACGCCCCAGTTGGCCACGCTGTCCGGCAGTGCGGACTTTCTTGTCGCCCGCACGGGGTGA
- a CDS encoding alcohol dehydrogenase catalytic domain-containing protein — translation MRALVYHGPGHISWDAVPDPAIEAATDAIVRVDATTVCGTDLHILRGDVPDVKPGTVLGHEAVGEVMEVGRDVHGLHSGHQVIVSSVSSCGRCQACRDTMRGQCGGGGGWILGNQINGTQAEFVRVPFADHSTHRRPPAIPLDDALLLAEVLPTAYEVGVRNGHVGPGDTVVVVGAGPVGLATVVVARLYSPRRIIAVDLSHARLEAAARVADAAEVPGKMIAELSEGPGAEVAIEASGEPDGFVLCTQAVRAGGHIANIGTHGRPVTLHLESLWRKNVTISTGQVDTSSTPWLLELLRFGRLPVSRLVTHTYGLDRVEHAYEVFSQGTTTGALKVVLHRQ, via the coding sequence GTGCGAGCGCTCGTCTATCACGGCCCGGGGCACATCTCCTGGGACGCCGTCCCGGATCCCGCGATCGAGGCGGCGACCGATGCCATCGTGCGCGTCGACGCCACCACCGTCTGCGGCACCGATCTGCACATCCTGCGAGGAGACGTCCCCGACGTGAAGCCGGGGACGGTTCTCGGTCACGAGGCCGTGGGCGAGGTCATGGAGGTCGGCCGTGATGTCCACGGTCTGCACTCCGGGCACCAGGTGATCGTGTCGTCCGTCTCGTCCTGCGGCCGCTGTCAGGCGTGCCGGGACACCATGCGTGGGCAATGCGGCGGGGGCGGTGGCTGGATCCTGGGAAACCAGATCAACGGAACCCAGGCAGAGTTCGTGCGGGTCCCCTTCGCCGACCACTCCACCCACCGACGGCCTCCCGCGATCCCGCTCGACGACGCTCTCCTGCTCGCCGAGGTCCTCCCCACCGCCTACGAGGTCGGGGTACGGAACGGGCATGTCGGCCCTGGAGACACCGTCGTCGTGGTGGGCGCAGGTCCCGTCGGTCTCGCCACGGTGGTCGTCGCACGGCTCTACTCACCCCGCCGGATCATCGCGGTGGACCTGTCCCACGCCCGGCTGGAAGCCGCCGCCCGCGTGGCCGATGCCGCCGAAGTGCCGGGGAAGATGATCGCCGAGCTGTCCGAGGGACCGGGCGCCGAGGTCGCCATCGAGGCATCGGGCGAACCGGATGGCTTCGTTCTCTGCACCCAGGCCGTCAGGGCGGGAGGGCACATCGCCAATATCGGGACGCATGGCAGACCGGTCACGCTGCACCTGGAGTCCCTGTGGCGGAAGAACGTGACGATCAGTACCGGCCAGGTGGACACGTCCTCCACACCGTGGCTGCTGGAGCTGCTGAGGTTCGGACGCCTGCCCGTCTCCCGGTTGGTCACCCACACCTACGGCCTCGACCGCGTGGAGCACGCCTACGAGGTGTTCTCGCAGGGCACCACCACAGGCGCCCTCAAGGTCGTGCTTCACCGGCAGTGA
- a CDS encoding YidB family protein translates to MTDPVNDGVATPTTVSISVKGLSDAGLEPQLRSWISSGPNEPVTADQITRAIGEDRLAQAAESLGREPGDLAASLAADLPGLIDTASPNGRVELARTQDEAGAIQARTAGSIHAYIEGGPASLYNGTDAIALTTAFNGVTLTATPQEVVDDATSTPGTQADMTIIAARPLDTRNGLYTADMTVIFDAVPRP, encoded by the coding sequence ATGACCGATCCTGTGAACGACGGCGTGGCGACGCCGACAACCGTGTCGATCTCGGTGAAGGGCCTCTCGGACGCCGGTCTGGAACCGCAGCTGCGGTCCTGGATCAGCTCCGGACCCAACGAGCCCGTGACCGCCGATCAGATCACCCGGGCCATCGGGGAGGACCGGCTCGCTCAGGCCGCCGAATCTCTGGGCCGGGAGCCCGGCGACCTCGCCGCAAGTCTCGCCGCCGATCTCCCCGGCCTCATCGACACCGCCTCCCCCAACGGCCGCGTCGAATTGGCCCGCACCCAGGACGAAGCCGGCGCCATCCAGGCCCGAACGGCAGGCAGCATCCACGCCTACATCGAAGGAGGACCCGCCTCTCTCTACAACGGGACCGACGCCATCGCACTGACCACCGCGTTCAATGGCGTGACGCTGACCGCAACCCCTCAAGAGGTCGTGGACGACGCGACTTCCACTCCCGGAACCCAAGCCGACATGACGATCATCGCCGCACGCCCGCTCGACACCCGAAACGGGCTCTACACGGCCGACATGACCGTGATCTTCGACGCTGTGCCCCGCCCCTAG
- a CDS encoding CBS domain-containing protein has translation MPQTPHIVSDVMTQTVVAVGREAPFKEIVRTMEQWKVSAMPVLEGEGRVIGVVSEADLLPKEEFHDSDPSLSEQRRRLSDIAKAGAATAEELMSTPAITVHPGVTLAQAARIMAVRHVKRLPVVDDIGMLRGIVSRADLLKVFLRPDEDIEEEVRRTVVSYLFPAFSHAIHVNVHEGVVTLRGHIQDTSLISVAVRLVRAVEGVVDVEPHLTGESTAPAEPRGSQ, from the coding sequence GTGCCGCAGACCCCGCACATCGTGAGCGATGTGATGACTCAGACGGTCGTGGCCGTCGGCCGCGAGGCGCCTTTCAAAGAGATCGTCCGGACCATGGAGCAGTGGAAAGTCAGTGCCATGCCCGTCCTTGAGGGCGAAGGCCGCGTCATCGGGGTCGTCTCCGAAGCCGACCTGCTGCCCAAGGAGGAGTTCCATGACAGCGACCCGAGCCTCTCCGAGCAACGCCGGCGACTGTCCGACATCGCCAAGGCCGGAGCAGCCACGGCGGAGGAACTCATGAGCACCCCCGCCATCACAGTCCACCCCGGCGTCACCCTGGCCCAAGCGGCAAGGATCATGGCCGTCCGCCATGTCAAGCGTCTGCCCGTGGTCGACGACATCGGCATGCTCCGGGGCATCGTCAGCCGTGCCGATCTGCTGAAGGTCTTCCTGCGGCCGGACGAGGACATCGAGGAGGAGGTTCGCCGCACGGTGGTGTCCTACCTCTTCCCGGCCTTCAGCCACGCCATCCACGTGAACGTGCACGAGGGAGTCGTCACCCTCCGCGGACACATCCAGGACACCTCGCTCATCTCGGTCGCCGTGCGCCTCGTGCGTGCCGTGGAGGGCGTCGTGGACGTCGAGCCCCACCTCACCGGCGAGTCCACCGCTCCGGCTGAACCGAGGGGCTCGCAGTGA
- a CDS encoding universal stress protein yields MSGAHGREPIVVGVDPDPSKRLAIAWAADEADRRGLPVRLVHAQGVPTGGYRSGKVRPSWEEWNRTLHEAGAEALKEAVAFVESRRPTVEVSTMLAEGEPAWVLRDEARNASLVVVGSWHLSTRREMFTSASVVLPLSAHAPCPVVVVPEPEHITQEPAYFVVGVDGSPHAAAAVDVAFEAAALRGANLRALYVWHPPLLGVLDEDAAVRECRRVLSETVAGRTARYPGVELHHEVVLGHPVRVLTEASEHALGLVVGTRGHGGFTGMLLGSVSQGVLHHARCPVITVPV; encoded by the coding sequence ATGAGCGGTGCGCACGGGCGTGAGCCGATCGTCGTGGGTGTCGACCCCGACCCCTCGAAGCGGCTGGCAATCGCCTGGGCCGCAGACGAGGCGGATCGCCGTGGCCTGCCAGTGCGGCTCGTCCACGCCCAGGGCGTACCGACGGGTGGATACCGCTCTGGCAAGGTACGGCCGTCCTGGGAGGAGTGGAACCGGACTCTGCACGAAGCGGGTGCCGAGGCACTCAAGGAGGCGGTCGCCTTCGTCGAGTCCCGGCGCCCGACGGTGGAGGTGTCGACGATGCTGGCGGAAGGAGAGCCCGCGTGGGTTCTGCGGGACGAGGCGCGGAACGCCTCGCTGGTCGTGGTGGGTTCCTGGCATCTGAGTACCCGGCGCGAAATGTTCACCTCCGCCTCCGTGGTGCTGCCGCTCTCCGCCCACGCTCCCTGCCCGGTCGTCGTCGTTCCGGAGCCGGAGCACATCACCCAGGAGCCCGCGTACTTCGTCGTCGGCGTCGACGGCAGTCCGCACGCGGCGGCGGCGGTGGATGTGGCGTTCGAGGCGGCGGCTCTGCGCGGGGCGAACCTCAGGGCCCTGTACGTGTGGCATCCGCCGCTCCTCGGTGTCCTGGACGAGGACGCAGCGGTGCGGGAATGCCGCCGGGTGCTGTCCGAGACGGTCGCGGGCCGGACCGCGAGGTACCCGGGAGTGGAGCTGCACCACGAGGTCGTCCTCGGCCACCCCGTGCGGGTACTGACGGAAGCCTCGGAACACGCGCTGGGCCTGGTCGTGGGAACCCGCGGGCACGGAGGTTTCACGGGCATGCTGCTGGGCTCGGTGAGCCAGGGAGTGTTGCACCACGCCCGCTGCCCCGTCATCACGGTTCCGGTGTGA
- a CDS encoding E3 binding domain-containing protein — protein MNKASAPTKLPSTPPEPARGRALVPSTARQRGHTEAGPLARHLAEQSSVDLETLHGSGPGGRVTRTDVEEAAAAGATTRQPRVRATPLARRLAAEVGVDLATVQGTGRDSAVRAADVRQAAPGPSTPLPLASADAVAVRPSAERPSVVHVPDDRGAGVRRAISGLMSRPNRDIPHYYLSTTVDLAAAMDWLHEHNRRSPIGERLLPAALLLKAAALAARDVPELNGSWTEDTSRPARAYIWAWPCRCAVEGSSPPHSTTPTPWHSRS, from the coding sequence GTGAACAAAGCCAGCGCGCCCACCAAGCTCCCGTCCACGCCTCCCGAACCCGCCAGGGGCCGGGCCCTGGTGCCGTCCACCGCTCGACAGCGCGGCCACACGGAGGCTGGCCCCCTGGCCCGGCACTTGGCGGAGCAAAGCAGCGTCGACCTGGAGACGCTGCACGGCTCCGGACCCGGCGGCCGGGTCACCCGAACCGACGTCGAGGAAGCGGCGGCCGCCGGGGCCACCACCCGACAACCGCGCGTGCGGGCCACGCCCCTCGCCCGGCGGCTCGCCGCCGAAGTGGGCGTCGACCTGGCCACCGTGCAGGGGACGGGCAGGGACTCGGCCGTCCGCGCTGCGGACGTACGCCAGGCGGCCCCCGGTCCGTCGACTCCGCTTCCGCTCGCCTCTGCGGACGCCGTCGCGGTGCGCCCTTCCGCTGAACGTCCTTCTGTCGTACACGTGCCCGATGATCGGGGGGCGGGCGTGCGCCGCGCGATCTCTGGCCTGATGAGCCGCCCCAACCGGGACATTCCCCACTACTACCTCTCCACGACCGTGGACCTGGCCGCCGCGATGGACTGGCTGCACGAGCACAATCGGCGCAGCCCGATCGGCGAACGGTTGCTTCCCGCCGCCCTGCTGCTCAAGGCGGCGGCCCTGGCGGCCCGGGACGTCCCCGAGCTCAACGGTTCCTGGACCGAAGACACTTCTCGGCCGGCGAGGGCGTACATCTGGGCGTGGCCGTGTCGCTGCGCGGTGGAGGGCTCGTCGCCCCCGCACTCCACCACGCCGACACCCTGGCACTCCCGCAGTTGA